One part of the Magallana gigas chromosome 5, xbMagGiga1.1, whole genome shotgun sequence genome encodes these proteins:
- the LOC105323139 gene encoding uncharacterized protein: MAREQSSQDLWTSWLDGWSSQGPVTDLGVEPTSTTISNTSLRLDQKVNGLFDNEYAGMMDDFAGDNMDITLDKNILMEKKNDMEIEGGEVVDILEALGSTFPGDDFLNSFIDLSNFADIQETESKPDFSLAEPVISFDLPGLDVNLTAESGTSGLVVPEIEENVIPAECGKKRKFSETGEEEGLAAADLDHDYITKIPRMSKVVVNPQDEMVEEKGKAPEKKYVERRIKNNIASKRSRFIRKMKFVEMESEADRLIQENQKMRLKIEEMETLAKEMKSALINKLAEKK; this comes from the exons ATGGCGAGGGAGCAATCGTCCCAAGATCTCTGGACGAGCTGGTTGGATGGCTGGAGCTCCCAGGGGCCGGTTACGGACTTGGGTGTGGAACCGACATCAACCACGATATCCAACACTTCACTACGATTGGATCAGAAAGTAAATGGCCTATTTGACAACG AATATGCTGGCATGATGGATGACTTTGCCGGCGACAACATGGACATTACATtggataaaaacattttgatggaaaaaaagaatgatatgGAGATTGAGGGAGGGGAAGTTGTAGACATACTAGAAGCTTTGGGGTCCACATTCCCTGGCGATGACTTTCTCAACAGTTTCATAGATCTGTCAAACTTTGCTGATATCCAG GAAACTGAAAGCAAACCAGATTTCTCACTTGCTGAACCTGTGATTAGCTTTGATTTGCCTGGTCTGGATGTCAACCTAACTGCTGAATCTGGCACTTCAGGTTTAGTTGTACCAGAAATTGAAGAGAATGTCATACCAGCGGAATGTGGAAAGAAAAGGAAATTTTCTGAGACAGGGGAGGAAGAAGGTCTCGCGGCTGCGGATCTTGATCATGATTACATCACCAAAATCCCTCGAATGTCAAAGGTCGTAGTTAACCCCCAAGATGAAATGGTGGAGGAAAAGGGGAAAGCTCCAGAAAAGAAGTATGTGGAGCGACGCATAAAGAACAACATAGCCTCGAAAAGATCACGCTTTATTCGCAaaatgaaatttgttgaaaTGGAAAGCGAGGCGGACAGACTTATTCAAGAAAATCAGAAGATGCGATTAAAGATAGAGGAGATGGAAACTCTGGCAAAAGAAATGAAATCTGCTCTTATTAACAAACTCGCAGAGAAAAAGTGA